CCGCTATTATCTGAACGGCATCTATTTCCACGTCGCCGACGAGGGCGCTGACGGCCCGGTGCTCAAGGCGGCCGCGACCGACGGCCACCGGCTCGCCCGCGTGACCGTGCCGCAGCCGGAGGGCGCCGCCGGGATGCCGGGCGTGATCATCCCGCGCAAATGCGTGGCCGAGCTGCGCAAATTGCTCGACGAGGTCGACGGGTCGGTCGAGCTGTCGCTGAGCGGCACCAAGATCCGCTTCGGGCTGGGCGCCGCGATCCTGACCTCCAAGCTGATCGACGGCACCTTCCCGGATTATTCGCGAGTGATCCCGACCGGCAACGACAAGCTGCTCAAGATCGATCCGAAGAGCTTCATGCAGGGCGTCGATCGCGTCGCCACCATCGCGTCCGAAAAGACCCGCGCGGTGAAGATGAGCCTCGATCGCGACAAGATCACGCTGTCCGTCACCTCGCCGGAGAATGGCACGGCGGCCGAGGAAGTGCCCGGCCTCTACGCCTCGCTCGGCTTCGAGATCGGCTTCAACGCGCGCTATCTGATGGATATCCTCGGCCAGATCGAGGGCGACGAGGTCGAGGTCCATCTCGCCGATGCGGCGGCGCCGACGCTGATCCGCGAGGGCGAGAAGGCCCCGGCGCTCTACGTGCTGATGCCGATGCGCGTCTGATCTGGCGGGCGGCGGCGGCGGCGGCGATGATGACCGCCGCCGCCCGTCGATCGGTCGGCTCGGCCGGTCTCACGCCCCTCCAGTCGCGACCAATGTCCAGCTAAACCGGCGCGTCCTGTCGTCGTAAGCGGGAGGGACGGAGCGCGGCGTGCAGAAGATTCACGAACAGAGGGTGGGGGCAGCGCTGAAGCGGGCCTTCGCGCAGCCGATCGGCCAGCAACTGCCCCACGAGTTCATCGCCCTGCTCGCAGCGCTCGATCGCAGCAAGAGCGAGCCGGTTTCCGGCGGCTGATCGCGGCCCGCGCCGGGCGGCGCGGCATCGAATCGACCCCGTCGAATCGAAAATAACGGTCGAACCGAAAATAATGCGATCCGGTGCGCGCCGTTATGGTCAGCGAAAGCATTGCCGGATTATGCCGTAGCAATCTGGTGGGAGTGCATCCTTGTATTTCGATCGCAACCTGGAACTCGGCCTGTTGACCGACGAGCAGCTTCAGAAAGCGCTCGACGAGGCGCTGGCGGACGAGGATTCCAAGCAGGTCTGGCGGCTTGTCGACGAGATCGAGCGCCGGAACGGCGCGGTCGAGGTCTGACGGCCGCCGCCTGATTCGCCTGATTCGGGCGCCTGCGCCGCTATTTCAGCTCGGCGCCCTTCCGTTCCGGCCCGATGAACGTCCACACCACCAGCACCACCGCGGTCACCCCGCAGACCAAAGCCATGGCGTGCGAATAGCTCGATTGCCTGGCGAGGCTCGCCTGCCAGGTCGCGTTGATCGACGCGATGAAATTGCCGGCCTGGTAGGCGAAGCCGGGGAACATGCCGCGCGCGCCATCCGGCGCCAGTTCGTTGATATGGGCGGGCACCACGCCCCAGGCGCCCTGCACCGCGACCTGGATCAGGAAGGCGCCGAGCGCGAGCATCGCGGCGGTGTGGCTGAACGCCCATAGCGGGATGACGGGCAGCGCCAGCAGCGCCGCGCCGATGATCGCCCAGCGCCGGCTGAACCGATCGGACAGCGCCCCGAACAGCAGCCCGCCGGTGATCGCGCCGACATTCATGATCGCGGTGATCAGCCCGATCTGGTGGGTATCGAAATGGTGATCCGACTTCAGGAAGGTCGGATAGACGTCCTGCGTGCCGTGGCTGAAGAAGTTGAAGGCGGTCATCAGCACGACGACGTAGAGCGTCGTCTTCCAATGCCTGAGCAGCACCGCGATCGGATTGGCCCGCGGCTCGCCGCGCGCAGCCTCGAAGCTCGGGCTCTCCTTCACCCACAGCCGGATGATCACGACGAGCAGCGCGGGCACGATCCCGATCATGAACATGCCGCGCCAGCCGATCGCGTCGAACAGGAAATAATAGGCGATCGCGGCGAGCAGATAGCCGCAGGCATAGCCCTCCTGGAGCAGCCCCGAGATGATGCCGCGCGTCTTGGCCGGGATCGATTCCATCACCAGCGAGGCGCCGATCCCCCATTCGCCGCCCATCGCAAAGCCGAACAGGGTGCGGATGATCAGCAGCATCACCAGGCTCGGCGCGAAGGCGGAGGCGAATTCGAACACCGAGAAGAGCAGGATGTCGATCATCAGGATCGGGCGACGGCCGAACCTGTCGGCCAGCCAGCCGAACAGCAGCGCGCCGAACGGCCGCGCCGCCAGCGTCAGCGTCACGCCGAAGAACACCGCTTCGTGGTCGGAATGGAATTCGGTGGCGATCGCGTCGACCATGAACAGCATCAGGAAGAAATCGAAGGCATCCAGCGTCCAGCCGAGGAAACTGGCGATCACCGCGCTCCATTGGCTGCGATCGAGTGTCCTCAGTTCCGCGAGCATATCCATCTCCCTGTGTACGGCCGCCTTTTCGTGACGGGTCGTCTAGCATAGACGGGCGGTGCATGTCCGTCTCGCGTCTGATCCTCACCGATTTTCGCTCTTATGGTTCCGCCCTGATCGAGGCGGGGCCGGGCTTCGTGGTGCTCACCGGCGAGAATGGTGCGGGCAAGACCAACATCCTGGAGGCGCTTTCGCTGCTGTCGCCGGGGCGGGGCCTGCGGGGCGCGGCGCTGTCCGAGATGGCGCGCGGCGACGGCCCCGGCGGCTTCGCGGTCGCGGCGCGGCTGGGCGCGGATGTCGAGATCGGCACCGGCACCACGGCGGCCGCGCCCGAGCGCCGGCAGGTCCGCGTCAACGGCGCCGGGGCGACCGCCAACTCGCTGTCCGAATGGCTGTCGGTGCTGTGGCTGACGCCGGCGATGGACCGGCTGTTCAGCGAGAGCGCGGGCGGGCGGCGGCGCTTCCTCGATCGCCTCGTGCTGGCGCTCGAGCCGGGCCATGCCCATCACGCCGCGCGCTACGAGGCGGCGATGCGCGCGCGCAACAAGCTGCTCGCCGAGCCCGAGGGATCGGACCCGAGCTGGCTGGCGGCGCTGGAGGCGGGCATGGCCGAGCATGGCGGCACGCTGGCGGCGGCGCGCGGGCGGACGGTGGCGGCGCTGGCGGCCAGGCTGCGCGATCAGCCGGAGGGGCCGTTCGCGCGCGCCGGCCTCGCGCTGGAGGGCTGGAGCGGCGGCGATCTCGCCGCCGAGCTGCGCGCCTCGCGCGGGCGGGACGCGGCGGCGGGGCGGACCTTGGTCGGGCCCCATCGCAGCGATCTGGTCGTCACCCATCTCGGCAAGGACCAGCCGGCCGGGCGCTGCTCGACCGGCGAGCAGAAGGCATTGCTGCTCGGCATCGTACTCGCCCATGCCGATCTGGTGGCGGAACGCACCGGGCTGCCGCCGCTGCTGCTGCTCGACGAGGTGGCGGCGCATCTCGATCCGCTGCGTCGTGCCGCGCTGTTCGAGCGCCTCGCTTTGGCCGGCGGGCAGGTGTGGATGACCGGCACCGAACCGGCGCTGTTCGAGGGGATCGGGGACGGCACCCATCTGCGCGTCGCCGACGGGGGCATCCTGCGCGCCTGAACATCGCCTGTCGGCCATGCTCACCAGCCGTTCAAGCCGCTCCCCCCACACCCGCCGCGAGTGGGAAGAGGAGGAATGCCGATGTTCAACACCCGTTTTGTGGCCGCCGCCGGCCTGGCCGCGATGCTCGCCTTTCCCGCCATGGCGCAGGGCCATTGGGTGCCCGGCCACTGGGACTGGAGCGGCGGCCGCGCGGACGATCGCCGCGCTTATGATCTCGACGGCCCCGGCCTGCGCATCCTCTATCCCGAGCTGAGCCGCACGCCGCGCGGCCGCGCCTTCGTGGCGCGCAATTTCGACTGGAACCATGACGGTTTCATCACCCCGCGCGAGGCGCGTGCCGCCAACCGCGCCTTCGCCGAATCGGCCGGCCCCGATCATGGCCGCTTCGATTGGGCGGTGGTCGATGCCGGGCCGCCGGTTGCGGTGCCCGTGCCCGTCCGCGAGGGGCCGCCGATGCGCGAGCGGGAGGCGATGCGCGCCTATCATTTCCGCGATACCCCGGAAGGCGCGCGGATGACCTTGCAGGAGGATGTGCTGTTCCGCACCGACAGCGCGGAACTGCGCCCCGGCGCGATCGACAAGCTGCGCGCGCTCGCCGATTATCTGCACGACAATGCGGGCGTCCGCGTCGCGATCGACGGCTTCACCGATTCGCGCGGCAGCGAGGCCCACAACCAGGATCTGTCCGAGCGGCGCGCGGAGAGCGTCCGCGCGGCGTTCGACCGGATGGGCGTGACCGAGGCCCGCTTCCGGGTGCGCGGGCATGGCGAGCATGATCCGGTGGCGACCAATGCGACCGCAGCCGGTATGCGCCTCAACCGCCGCGTCGAGGTGACTTTGCTCGGCCAGCGGGCGAGCGCGTTCGGCGGATAAGTCGTTTCGCAGGGGCCATGCGCGCCGGCTGGCGCGGCGGGCGGGCGGGCGTTATCGTCCGCCCGCCCTCTCGCCGCAGGATCGCCGATGCCCCGCCGCCGCTCTCCCGCCAGCCGCTCTTCTGAACGTCGCCGTGCGATCCGTCGCGACATCCTCGCTTCGCTGGCGCTGGTGGGGGCGATCTTCGTGTCGATCCTCGCGCTGCCGGTGGGGGAATGGCACGCGCACGCCTGCTCGGTGGCCAGCCGGGCGATCGGGCATGACATCCCCTGCGGGCTCTCCTCCCTCGACATCACGCTCGACACCGACCGCCGCCCGTTCGTATTCGTCTCGCTGCGGCCGCTTTGAGCCGGCCGCGCGCGCGTCGCATCGGCCGTAACCGTCCGGCAGAACGGCATTTCGCTTCCGTTTCGTGACGCGAATCCCTATATGCTCGCCATGGCAGATACCCCTCAAACGAACGATTATGGCGCCTCCTCGATCAAGGTGCTCAAGGGCCTCGATGCGGTGCGCAAGCGCCCGGGCATGTATATCGGCGACACCGACGACGGATCGGGCCTCCACCACATGGTGTTCGAGGTCTCCGACAACGCGATCGACGAGGCGCTGGCCGGCCATTGCGACCGCGTGATCGTCCAGCTGAACCCCGAAGGATCGGTCTCGGTCGAGGATAATGGCCGCGGCATCCCGACCGGCATCCACCCGGAAGAGGGCGTGTCGGCGGCCGAGGTCATCATGACCCAGCTCCACGCCGGCGGTAAGTTCGACAATGCCGACGACGGCAATGCCTACAAGGTGTCCGGCGGCCTCCACGGCGTCGGCGTGTCGGTGGTCAACGCGCTGTCCGACTATCTCGAGCTCAACATCTGGCGCGACGGCGAGGAGCATCACATGCGCTTCGAGCGCGGCGATGCGGTCGCCCCGCTCAAGCTGGTCGGGCCATCAAACGGCAAGAAGGGCACCCGCGTCACCTTCATGCCGTCGGCCGAGACCTTCAAGATCACCGAGTTCGACTTCGAGAAGCTCGAGCATCGCTATCGCGAGCTGGCCTTCCTCAATTCGGGCGTGCGGCTGTTCCTGGTCGATGCGCGCCACGCCGAGCGCAAGGAGATCGAGCTGTTCTACGAGGGCGGAATCGCCGCCTTCGTGAAGTATCTCGATCGCACCAAGACCCCGCTGATGCCCGATCCGGTGGCGATCACCGGCCAGCGCGACGATGTCGGCATCGATGTCGCGCTCGAATGGAACGACAGCTATTACGAGCAGACGCTCTGCTTCACCAACAACATCCCGCAGCGCGACGGCGGCACGCATCTGGCGGCCTTCCGCGCGGCGCTGACCCGCACGCTCAACAATTACGCCGAGAAATCGGGCGCGATGAAGCGCGAGAAGGTGACGCTCACCGGCGACGACATGCGCGAAGGGCTGACCGCGATCGTCTCGGTCAAGCTGCCCGATCCCAAGTTCAGCTCGCAGACCAAGGACAAATTGGTCTCGTCCGAGGTGCGCCAGCCGCTCGAATCGCTGATGGCCGACAAGCTGGCGGAATGGCTGGAGGAGAATCCCGGCCACGCCAAGACGATCATCCAGAAGATCATCGACGCTGCTGCTGCCCGTGAAGCCGCCCGCAAGGCGCGCGAGGCGAGCCGCAAGTCGGTGATGGGGATCGCCTCGCTGCCCGGCAAGCTCGCCGACTGCCAGGAGAAGGATCCGGACAAGTCCGAGCTGTTCATCGTCGAGGGTGATTCGGCCGGCGGTTCGGCCAAGCAGGGGCGCAACCGCCACAATCAGGCGATCCTGCCGCTGAAGGGCAAGATCCTCAACGTCGAGCGCGCGCGCTTCGATCGGATGCTGTCCTCCAAGGAGGTCGGCACGCTGATCCAGGCGCTGGGTTGCGGCATCGGCCGCGACGATTTCAACGCCGACAAACTGCGCTACCACAAGATCGTGATCATGACCGACGCCGACGTCGACGGCGCCCATATCCGCACCTTGCTGCTCACCTTCTTCTACCGGCAGATGCCGGAGCTGATCACGCGCGGGCATCTCTATATCGCCCAGCCGCCGCTCTATAAGGTCAATAAGGGCCGATCCGAGGTCTATCTGAAGGACCAGCCGGCGCTCGACGAATATCTGGTCGAGGGGGGCGTCAGCACGCTGGCGCTCGATACCGTCGGCGGCCGCCGCGCCGGCGCCGACCTGCGCGCGCTGATCGATCATGCGCGACGGATGCGCACGCTGATGACCTATGTGCCGCGCCGCTATGAGCCCGGCATGGTCGAGGCGCTGGCGCTGACCGGGGCGCTGTCGCCGGAGGCCGATCGCGCCACCGTCGCGGGCCGCGTCGCCGAATGGCTCGGCCGGATGGACCCCGAGGCGGAGTGGACCGGCGTCGCGACCGACGCGGGCGGCTATCATCTCGTCCGCAAATGGCGCGGCGTCTCCGATCATCATGCGGTG
This genomic window from Sphingomonas abietis contains:
- the dnaN gene encoding DNA polymerase III subunit beta; translation: MKATIERATLLKGLSHVQSVVERRNTIPILSNVLIEASAGGGLKLMATDLDLQIVEIVDAAVDQAGATTVSAHTLFDIARKLPEGSQVQLTAAEGKMLVTAGRARFNLATLPRDDFPVIAEGDLPTKFDLPAATLRQIIDKTRFAISTEETRYYLNGIYFHVADEGADGPVLKAAATDGHRLARVTVPQPEGAAGMPGVIIPRKCVAELRKLLDEVDGSVELSLSGTKIRFGLGAAILTSKLIDGTFPDYSRVIPTGNDKLLKIDPKSFMQGVDRVATIASEKTRAVKMSLDRDKITLSVTSPENGTAAEEVPGLYASLGFEIGFNARYLMDILGQIEGDEVEVHLADAAAPTLIREGEKAPALYVLMPMRV
- a CDS encoding MFS transporter, with product MLAELRTLDRSQWSAVIASFLGWTLDAFDFFLMLFMVDAIATEFHSDHEAVFFGVTLTLAARPFGALLFGWLADRFGRRPILMIDILLFSVFEFASAFAPSLVMLLIIRTLFGFAMGGEWGIGASLVMESIPAKTRGIISGLLQEGYACGYLLAAIAYYFLFDAIGWRGMFMIGIVPALLVVIIRLWVKESPSFEAARGEPRANPIAVLLRHWKTTLYVVVLMTAFNFFSHGTQDVYPTFLKSDHHFDTHQIGLITAIMNVGAITGGLLFGALSDRFSRRWAIIGAALLALPVIPLWAFSHTAAMLALGAFLIQVAVQGAWGVVPAHINELAPDGARGMFPGFAYQAGNFIASINATWQASLARQSSYSHAMALVCGVTAVVLVVWTFIGPERKGAELK
- the recF gene encoding DNA replication/repair protein RecF (All proteins in this family for which functions are known are DNA-binding proteins that assist the filamentation of RecA onto DNA for the initiation of recombination or recombinational repair.) codes for the protein MSVSRLILTDFRSYGSALIEAGPGFVVLTGENGAGKTNILEALSLLSPGRGLRGAALSEMARGDGPGGFAVAARLGADVEIGTGTTAAAPERRQVRVNGAGATANSLSEWLSVLWLTPAMDRLFSESAGGRRRFLDRLVLALEPGHAHHAARYEAAMRARNKLLAEPEGSDPSWLAALEAGMAEHGGTLAAARGRTVAALAARLRDQPEGPFARAGLALEGWSGGDLAAELRASRGRDAAAGRTLVGPHRSDLVVTHLGKDQPAGRCSTGEQKALLLGIVLAHADLVAERTGLPPLLLLDEVAAHLDPLRRAALFERLALAGGQVWMTGTEPALFEGIGDGTHLRVADGGILRA
- a CDS encoding OmpA family protein; its protein translation is MFNTRFVAAAGLAAMLAFPAMAQGHWVPGHWDWSGGRADDRRAYDLDGPGLRILYPELSRTPRGRAFVARNFDWNHDGFITPREARAANRAFAESAGPDHGRFDWAVVDAGPPVAVPVPVREGPPMREREAMRAYHFRDTPEGARMTLQEDVLFRTDSAELRPGAIDKLRALADYLHDNAGVRVAIDGFTDSRGSEAHNQDLSERRAESVRAAFDRMGVTEARFRVRGHGEHDPVATNATAAGMRLNRRVEVTLLGQRASAFGG
- the gyrB gene encoding DNA topoisomerase (ATP-hydrolyzing) subunit B, whose amino-acid sequence is MLAMADTPQTNDYGASSIKVLKGLDAVRKRPGMYIGDTDDGSGLHHMVFEVSDNAIDEALAGHCDRVIVQLNPEGSVSVEDNGRGIPTGIHPEEGVSAAEVIMTQLHAGGKFDNADDGNAYKVSGGLHGVGVSVVNALSDYLELNIWRDGEEHHMRFERGDAVAPLKLVGPSNGKKGTRVTFMPSAETFKITEFDFEKLEHRYRELAFLNSGVRLFLVDARHAERKEIELFYEGGIAAFVKYLDRTKTPLMPDPVAITGQRDDVGIDVALEWNDSYYEQTLCFTNNIPQRDGGTHLAAFRAALTRTLNNYAEKSGAMKREKVTLTGDDMREGLTAIVSVKLPDPKFSSQTKDKLVSSEVRQPLESLMADKLAEWLEENPGHAKTIIQKIIDAAAAREAARKAREASRKSVMGIASLPGKLADCQEKDPDKSELFIVEGDSAGGSAKQGRNRHNQAILPLKGKILNVERARFDRMLSSKEVGTLIQALGCGIGRDDFNADKLRYHKIVIMTDADVDGAHIRTLLLTFFYRQMPELITRGHLYIAQPPLYKVNKGRSEVYLKDQPALDEYLVEGGVSTLALDTVGGRRAGADLRALIDHARRMRTLMTYVPRRYEPGMVEALALTGALSPEADRATVAGRVAEWLGRMDPEAEWTGVATDAGGYHLVRKWRGVSDHHAVDEGFLNSAEARKLHTLASEQADAYAAPSRLVSIKLAEKADGIDEDDIPADPKGVAIGRPSDLLEAVFAAGRKGLSIARYKGLGEMNAEQLWETTLDPSNRSLLRVEVAQADVADDIFTRLMGDVVEPRREFIQDNALSVANLDV